The proteins below are encoded in one region of Mangifera indica cultivar Alphonso chromosome 7, CATAS_Mindica_2.1, whole genome shotgun sequence:
- the LOC123220506 gene encoding germin-like protein 5-1: MAAALVTLFVLTFAVALSITVADPDLLQDICVADLNSATKVNGFPCKENPTEEDFFSDILANPGSTNNSLGSLATAANVQKIPGLNTLGVSLSRIDYAPGGLNPPHTHPRATEMVFVLKGELTVGFITTANKLFTKVIKKGETFVFPRGLVHFQKNNGDVSAAVIAAFNSQFPGTQSIALTLFTAQPTVPDNVLTKAFQIGTKQVEKIKSRLAPK; encoded by the exons ATGGCTGCTGCTCTTGTGACTCTCTTTGTCTTGACTTTTGCTGTGGCCTTGTCAATCACTGTTGCAGATCCTGATTTGCTTCAAGATATTTGCGTCGCCGACCTCAATTCCG CTACGAAAGTCAATGGATTCCCCTGCAAGGAAAATCCAACAGAAGAAGATTTCTTCTCAGACATTTTGGCCAACCCAGGAAGCACAAACAACAGCTTGGGTTCCCTTGCGACAGCAGCCAATGTTCAGAAAATCCCAGGTCTAAACACTCTTGGTGTCTCACTTTCCCGCATTGACTATGCCCCAGGTGGCCTTAACCCACCTCACACTCATCCTCGCGCCACCGAAATGGTGTTTGTCCTGAAGGGTGAACTCACCGTTGGCTTCATAACAACTGCCAACAAGCTCTTCACAAAGGTCATCAAGAAGGGTGAAACTTTTGTGTTTCCAAGAGGGCTGGTGCATTTTCAGAAGAACAATGGAGATGTGTCTGCTGCTGTTATTGCTGCTTTTAACAGCCAGTTTCCAGGTACTCAATCCATTGCTCTCACATTGTTTACTGCACAGCCAACAGTGCCTGACAATGTCTTGACCAAGGCTTTCCAAATTGGCACCAAGCAAGTTGAGAAAATTAAGTCCAGACTTGCTCCCAAGTAG
- the LOC123221624 gene encoding uncharacterized protein LOC123221624 gives MSESDKEISRVGSTVDDDDYDGDDDDQTVEGGGGGVHGNEGEENHGGFSWTQKFRRRVKKVVLFPVAKAKKQLYKRRQRLQNKRAPLSDDFADAERSNFCVLYWFQLILETGFWRTFRKFSYYWSNTLWTIMWHLPLFLEVLTPKQ, from the exons ATGTCCGAGTCTGATAAAGAAATTTCTAGAGTTGGTAGTacagttgatgatgatgattatgatggagatgatgatgatcaGACGGttgaaggtggtggtggtggggtCCATGGGAATGAGGGTGAGGAAAATCATGGAGGGTTTTCTTGGACACAGAAATTTAGACGAAGGGTTAAGAAGGTGGTCCTATTTCCAGTGGCAAAGGCAAAAAAGCAACTCTATAAGAGAAGACAAAGACTACAAAACAAAAGGGCTCCTCTTTCTGATGATTTTGCAGATGCTG AAAGGTCAAACTTTTGCGTGCTTTATTGGTTTCAGCTGATTCTTGAGACTGGATTTTGGCGCacatttagaaaattttcatattattggTCAAATACATTGTGGACGATCATGTGGCATTTACCATTGTTTCTTGAAGTTTTGACTCCAAAACAATAG
- the LOC123220322 gene encoding transmembrane protein 184A-like isoform X1, translated as MGEVVPIYYDIIAFICTAGATSLAVFHIYRHLLNYTEPTYQRYIVRIIFMVPVYALMSFLALVLPDSAIYFNSIREVYEAWVIYNFLSLCLAWVGGPGAVVLSLSGRVLKPSFCLMTCCFPPIPLDGRFIRRCKQGCLQFVILKPILVTVTLILYAKGKYKDGNFSPDQSYLYLTIIYTISYSTALYALALFYMACRDLLHPFNPVPKFIIIKSVVFLTYWQGVLVFLAAKTRLIKNADQAADFQNFIVCVEMLIAAVGHFFAFPYKEYAGANIGCSRGFTGSLAHAVKLNDFYHDTVHQFAPTYHDYVLYNHSEGDEGTRKYRSRTFVPTGPEMDAVRRNKHMFGTKLDDIQLSSLSSSSGSSQSDISKSSLLVDTSNSLSVPYDMSLIDIDISSYPEKVPAANETGTQ; from the exons ATGGGGGAAGTTGTTCCCATTTACTACGATATAATCGCTTTTATATGCACTGCTGGAGCTACTTCTTTGGCTGTTTTCCACATCTATAGACACCTTTTGAATTACACTGAACCTACTTACCAGAGATACATCGTCCGCATCATTTTTATGGTCCCT GTCTATGCATTGATGTCTTTCTTGGCTCTTGTTTTACCAGATAGTGCTATATATTTCAACTCCATTAGAGAAGT TTATGAAGCTTGGGTCATTTATAATTTCTTGTCATTGTGCCTTGCATGGGTTGGTGGCCCTGGAGCAGTTGTGCTAAGTTTAAGTGGTCGTGTTCTAAAACCATCATTTTGTTTGATGACGTGCTGCTTCCCTCCCATACCACTAGATGG GCGTTTTATAAGGAGGTGTAAGCAAGGCTGTTTACAATTTGTAATCCTAAAGCCCATCCTTGTCACTGTAACTCTCATCCTTTATGCTAAAGGGAAATATAAAGATGGAAATTTTAGTCCGGACCAGTCGTATCTTTACCTTACCATCATTTATACAATCTCATACTCTACGGCTCTTTATGCTTTGGCATTGTTTTATATGGCGTGCAGAGATTTGCTACATCCATTCAATCCAGTTCCAAagttcatcatcatcaaatcTGTTGTTTTCCTAACTTATTGGCAG GGTGTTCTGGTTTTTCTTGCTGCGAAGACTCGATTAATAAAGAATGCAGATCAAGCTgctgattttcaaaattttatagtaTGTGTTGAGATGCTTATTGCTGCTGTTGGTCATTTTTTTGCATTCCCATACAAGGAGTATGCTGGAGCAAATATTGGTTGCTCTCGTGGTTTTACGGGAAGCCTTGCACATGCTGTGAAGTTGAATGACTTCTACCATGACACTGTTCACCAG TTTGCTCCAACTTATCATGATTATGTACTCTACAACCATAGTGAGGGTGATGAGGGAACAAGGAAATACCGTTCACGCACTTTTGTGCCAACTGGCCCGGAAATGGATGCTGTGAGAAGGAATAAACACATGTTTGGAACCAAGCTGGATGACATTCAGCTATCAAgtctttcatcttcttctggAAGCTCTCAGTCTGATATATCGAAGTCATCTTTGCTTGTAGATACCTCGAATTCGTTATCTGTGCCCTATGATATGTCACTTATTGATATTGACATTTCCAGTTACCCTGAAAAAGTTCCTGCGGCAAATGAAACTGGGACTCAATGA
- the LOC123220322 gene encoding transmembrane protein 184A-like isoform X2: MGEVVPIYYDIIAFICTAGATSLAVFHIYRHLLNYTEPTYQRYIVRIIFMVPVYALMSFLALVLPDSAIYFNSIREVYEAWVIYNFLSLCLAWVGGPGAVVLSLSGRVLKPSFCLMTCCFPPIPLDGRFIRRCKQGCLQFVILKPILVTVTLILYAKGKYKDGNFSPDQSYLYLTIIYTISYSTALYALALFYMACRDLLHPFNPVPKFIIIKSVVFLTYWQGVLVFLAAKTRLIKNADQAADFQNFIFAPTYHDYVLYNHSEGDEGTRKYRSRTFVPTGPEMDAVRRNKHMFGTKLDDIQLSSLSSSSGSSQSDISKSSLLVDTSNSLSVPYDMSLIDIDISSYPEKVPAANETGTQ, encoded by the exons ATGGGGGAAGTTGTTCCCATTTACTACGATATAATCGCTTTTATATGCACTGCTGGAGCTACTTCTTTGGCTGTTTTCCACATCTATAGACACCTTTTGAATTACACTGAACCTACTTACCAGAGATACATCGTCCGCATCATTTTTATGGTCCCT GTCTATGCATTGATGTCTTTCTTGGCTCTTGTTTTACCAGATAGTGCTATATATTTCAACTCCATTAGAGAAGT TTATGAAGCTTGGGTCATTTATAATTTCTTGTCATTGTGCCTTGCATGGGTTGGTGGCCCTGGAGCAGTTGTGCTAAGTTTAAGTGGTCGTGTTCTAAAACCATCATTTTGTTTGATGACGTGCTGCTTCCCTCCCATACCACTAGATGG GCGTTTTATAAGGAGGTGTAAGCAAGGCTGTTTACAATTTGTAATCCTAAAGCCCATCCTTGTCACTGTAACTCTCATCCTTTATGCTAAAGGGAAATATAAAGATGGAAATTTTAGTCCGGACCAGTCGTATCTTTACCTTACCATCATTTATACAATCTCATACTCTACGGCTCTTTATGCTTTGGCATTGTTTTATATGGCGTGCAGAGATTTGCTACATCCATTCAATCCAGTTCCAAagttcatcatcatcaaatcTGTTGTTTTCCTAACTTATTGGCAG GGTGTTCTGGTTTTTCTTGCTGCGAAGACTCGATTAATAAAGAATGCAGATCAAGCTgctgattttcaaaattttata TTTGCTCCAACTTATCATGATTATGTACTCTACAACCATAGTGAGGGTGATGAGGGAACAAGGAAATACCGTTCACGCACTTTTGTGCCAACTGGCCCGGAAATGGATGCTGTGAGAAGGAATAAACACATGTTTGGAACCAAGCTGGATGACATTCAGCTATCAAgtctttcatcttcttctggAAGCTCTCAGTCTGATATATCGAAGTCATCTTTGCTTGTAGATACCTCGAATTCGTTATCTGTGCCCTATGATATGTCACTTATTGATATTGACATTTCCAGTTACCCTGAAAAAGTTCCTGCGGCAAATGAAACTGGGACTCAATGA